Proteins encoded by one window of Bacteroidota bacterium:
- the thiL gene encoding thiamine-phosphate kinase: MQENQAFTPVTETGEFGLIDRLGNILGTPSDPTVIRTIGDDAAVYSIGEGKVHVVTTDALIENIHFDRTFMPMEFLGVKVMAVNVSDIVAMNARPRYATIAIGLPHDVSVEMVESIYAGIQKACKAYGVSMIGGDTTAAQRMTISVTVIGEADEEAVVYRHGAHIGDVVCVTGDLGASYAGLRVLLEQRAALQKSGLDFVPALDGFRYAIQRHLTPTPRLTAIDVLQKAGVKPSAMIDISDGLASELEHICRQSHCGATLKAEDLPIHEQTRGAAKHFSQDPDTYALYGGEDYELLMTIRPDDYKKVPAGTLTAIGTITDMEDILIETPQGSKIHLKGRGYQHFGGPSDV; this comes from the coding sequence ATGCAGGAAAATCAAGCATTCACGCCGGTAACGGAAACAGGAGAGTTTGGTCTGATTGATCGCCTCGGAAATATTTTGGGTACCCCCTCCGACCCAACCGTTATCCGCACCATTGGTGATGATGCTGCCGTTTACAGTATCGGTGAGGGTAAGGTACACGTAGTGACTACGGATGCGCTCATTGAAAACATCCATTTTGATCGCACCTTTATGCCCATGGAGTTTTTGGGGGTAAAAGTGATGGCGGTTAATGTGAGCGATATCGTTGCGATGAACGCACGACCGCGCTATGCAACCATTGCAATAGGTTTGCCCCACGATGTGTCTGTAGAAATGGTTGAGTCGATTTACGCCGGCATCCAAAAAGCATGCAAGGCATACGGGGTTTCTATGATTGGTGGAGATACTACGGCAGCCCAGCGCATGACCATTTCGGTTACTGTTATTGGTGAAGCTGACGAAGAGGCTGTCGTTTACCGTCATGGCGCGCATATTGGAGATGTTGTTTGTGTGACGGGGGATCTTGGCGCTTCGTACGCCGGCCTCCGCGTGTTGCTTGAGCAGCGTGCTGCATTGCAGAAAAGTGGGTTGGACTTTGTGCCGGCGCTGGATGGGTTCCGGTATGCCATCCAACGTCACCTCACGCCTACGCCGCGCCTCACAGCCATCGACGTATTGCAGAAAGCAGGGGTTAAACCCTCCGCAATGATTGATATCTCAGATGGACTCGCTTCAGAACTTGAACACATTTGCCGGCAAAGCCATTGTGGTGCTACACTCAAGGCTGAAGATTTGCCGATTCATGAGCAAACCCGTGGTGCCGCCAAGCATTTTTCCCAGGATCCCGATACCTATGCGCTGTATGGAGGGGAAGACTATGAGTTGTTGATGACAATACGTCCCGATGATTACAAAAAAGTCCCGGCCGGTACACTTACTGCCATTGGTACCATTACGGACATGGAAGATATTCTGATTGAGACGCCGCAGGGCTCGAAGATTCATCTCAAAGGTCGCGGATACCAGCATTTTGGTGGGCCGTCAGATGTGTAG
- a CDS encoding anhydro-N-acetylmuramic acid kinase — protein MQQKKSRLVVGIMSGTSLDGIDAALARIEGSGAGVSVELLGFRSASYPPALRQLLLDNSQPATSSVLAISQLNVRLAHAYADAVQQLLASNDTPLEAVDAIGCHGQTVFHVPDAADCAGMPVRSTLQLGDPSTLAVLLGKTVVGDFRMADMAAGGQGAPLVPYFDYVYFTHPTERRVLVNIGGIGNLSVLPPENAHGKVLAFDTGPGNMVIDAVVRHFWDKPYDEGGQLGRQGSINQALLKYLLDDAYYDRPPPKSTGREFYTQGYVEKLLQQAADLGVSRPEDIVATVAALTVETLAGAFENHVLSGGSVDRVIVSGGGVHNVCIMEGLQQKLAGIPVQPMQEVGLNPDAKEAVCFAVLAHETLNKVPSNVPSATGATRPVILGKVCLPS, from the coding sequence ATGCAACAGAAAAAAAGCCGGCTTGTCGTTGGTATTATGAGCGGTACCTCGCTCGATGGTATAGATGCTGCCCTTGCCCGTATTGAAGGCTCTGGTGCAGGTGTTTCCGTAGAACTCCTTGGGTTTCGATCAGCTTCTTATCCGCCAGCACTGCGGCAACTGCTACTCGATAATTCCCAACCAGCCACTTCCTCGGTCCTTGCCATTTCCCAGTTGAATGTACGCCTTGCGCATGCGTACGCTGATGCCGTGCAGCAACTCCTTGCGTCGAACGATACGCCGCTGGAGGCTGTTGATGCAATTGGGTGTCATGGGCAGACTGTTTTTCACGTTCCCGATGCAGCTGATTGTGCCGGTATGCCTGTGCGCTCGACACTGCAACTCGGCGATCCGTCTACGCTGGCAGTGCTGCTTGGTAAAACCGTGGTAGGGGATTTCAGAATGGCTGACATGGCCGCCGGCGGCCAGGGAGCACCACTGGTGCCGTATTTTGATTACGTTTATTTTACGCATCCAACAGAACGCCGGGTGCTGGTTAACATCGGCGGCATAGGTAACCTTTCTGTGTTGCCTCCAGAAAACGCACACGGCAAAGTGCTTGCTTTTGATACCGGGCCCGGCAACATGGTGATCGATGCTGTTGTACGACATTTCTGGGACAAGCCGTATGACGAAGGTGGCCAATTAGGACGCCAGGGATCTATAAACCAGGCTTTACTTAAGTATTTGCTGGATGACGCCTACTATGACCGTCCACCACCCAAATCGACGGGCAGAGAGTTTTACACGCAAGGATATGTAGAGAAACTGTTGCAGCAGGCCGCAGATCTTGGCGTATCTCGCCCTGAAGATATTGTAGCCACCGTAGCAGCGCTCACTGTTGAAACACTCGCCGGCGCATTTGAAAACCACGTGCTTTCGGGTGGCTCCGTTGATCGCGTGATTGTTTCGGGTGGTGGGGTGCACAACGTGTGTATTATGGAGGGATTGCAGCAAAAACTTGCCGGTATCCCTGTGCAGCCCATGCAAGAGGTTGGGCTAAACCCTGACGCAAAAGAAGCTGTTTGTTTTGCCGTACTGGCCCACGAGACCCTCAATAAGGTGCCTTCAAACGTACCAAGCGCTACGGGTGCTACCCGGCCTGTAATCCTCGGGAAAGTCTGTTTGCCATCCTGA